The Spirochaeta isovalerica DNA window TTTTTTAATGCTAATATCTTTATTATCATCAATTACAGAATTTATTATTGTTTCAATATCTTCCAGTTTAATATCATCTTCTTCCAAACCATAAGCATTTCTATTATTATAGATCCAATTATAAATTGACTCAGCATCTATAAGAGAATTCTCCAATTCATGCATATCAATGCATAGAAATGAGTTAATAAAAAAAGGTTCATCAATTTGCTTCAATTCTTCAATAGAGTCAATACTATCACCATCAACTAAGAATACGACCTTTGTATCAGAAAGTTCATTTTTAACATCCTGGATATTCTTGTATATTTTGATAACTTCATCACAAGAGCCTGCAGATCGTATTTCAATACCATTTAACGCAGAAATCTTTTTGAAAAGTTGCTTATCAGTATCACCTTCAACATAAAGAATATATTGATTATACTGGCTAATATCATATTTTATAAATGAATCATTGATATCATTATTTATAAGTTTACTTACACCTTCATTTATAATGAAATTCTCACCTTCTTTTTCATTGAGTCGCATTAAATATTTGGAATGGGTTAAAAAAATGAAAGTATTAAATTTTATACTTTTGTAATATTTTTCGGACTTCAGAGGTATTTTTACATTTCTAGTTTTCATATACTCAAATAAGTTGTCTTGTTTTGTAAATGAAATAAACTCAATATACAATTTGCGAAGTAATTCTTCATGAAAATGATTTTCAAATTCATCAAGACAGATTATTGAAAATTTTTGTAAATAAATAAGATGAAAAATAGTCAGTAAAGTAGCTTTTTCTCCTGCACTAAAATTTCTTATATCATAATTTTGACCTGATTCAGACTTACCCATAATAAAGAATTCATTCATTGAGTTGTTAGCACTAATTTTTTGAAATCTACTTTTTGGAAACATTAGTTTAAAGATATTAAATGCTGTTTGAAATTGATGATTTCTACTTGGTTTATGTGGAGATATTCTTTCATAAATATGATTTTCAATTATTGTGATATATGCGTTTTTATAAATTTCTTCAGGAAAAAAGAGTGCATCTATAATTCCATTGTTCTTTTTATTATTAATTCTTGCTTTATCAATTCCATAAGTTGTTTCATCAGCTGTTTTATATGGTAATATATATAAAAAAAGAGAATCAGGCTCATCTACATTCCAATATTCACTGATTTTCCCTTCAGAATCATTTGTTTTAAATTCAGGAATATATGAGTCACCATTTTTTTTAGCTTTTAATTCTAAATAATACTCTATAGCATCAATACTATATGTAAATTTTATAGATGCTTTTTTATTATGAAAATAATCATTAAATTCATAACTGACTAATTTTTCAATTTCAGAAAAATTATCATGATCTGATAAATCACTATTTTGATATATATAAACTTGTTCAATGAAGTGGAGGGCTTTAAATAGTGTTGATTTACCACAACCATTTTTTCCTGCAATACACTGTATTTTGTCAGATAGATCAACATTCAGTTTACGGAATCGTTTTACATTTACTATTTCAATATTGATATATTTCATTCTGCCCTCATTTTTATAGTAATATTAGTATACAAATATCTTATTTTAAACAATTTTTCTATATAACATCGCCATAACCTGTTTTCCGTAAATGGCGAGAATCCTGCCTGCGTAGCAGAACAAGCAGGATTCTTGACATAGGAAAATCTGGTTCATGGCTTTGTTCTACAGCGATTTATTTTATTGTTTATTATTCATAATCAACAGTTGCTCGAAAAGTAGTTTCTGAATGTAATTTAATAAATACAATTATAATCGCTAAAATAAATAAAATTGAACCTGATAAATAAAAACTTATTCCAATCCCCCAAATATCCCAAACTGCTCCAATTAGGATTTGACCCAATATTCCGGATATTGAGATAAATATTCTGAATTTAGAAAGCGATTTTCCTATATTTGTAAATAGTGATTTATTGATATGATCATCTGTGTAAATTGTTGTAATATTTGATATCAGTTCGAAAGTGAACCACAATGTAATGATTACTATTAAATTATTAATATTCATCATAGCGATGAGTAAAATAGCTTGAATTAGAAAATTAGTTATTAACATGTTTTTAACAGCAAAAGAACTGAATAATTTATAGACTTTTACTGCTATAAGATTTGAAACACCATATACGATAAAAAATACAACGCCTACATCTTGGATTTTTAAATTATGAGCATCATTTAGGAAAATCACGAATCTATTGATTATTAATGCAATACCAAAAGCTTCTAATGAGTAGATAAAGGTATACTTTTTCAAATTCGTAATATCAATTTGGCTTTCAGTATCTCTTTTCAGCTTCTGTTTTACATTTTTGAGAGAAAATAGAAAAACTGTTGAGATCAGTTCAATCAAACCTGATACAATAAAAATTAAAGGTATATTGTGAGTAAAGATATATAAATATATTAGAGTGAAACCTCCAATTGAAGCTCCGATGGTTCCATACATATTTATTTTTGCAATAAAGGATTTATAATTGTCTTCGGGAATAACTTCTCTATAATAGGGAGTAAGTGAAGTCTGATATATCTTGGCAAAAAGAGATTTAAAGAAAATAAATATATACAATATGTATATACTGTCGAAAACTCCATAGCATGATAGGAAAATAGCAGAACCAATATTTCCAATAATTATTAATTTAACACGATGTACTTTATCACTCAGCGAAGAGAAATAATAGTCAATAACTGTATTTACGATTGCAGGAATTATAAATGCTAATGCTACTGTGAGCATACTTTCTGTTTTATTCCAAACAAGAAAAGATAGAAAAATGAAAATCACGCCTTGGTCAAAGTTACCTAAAAAAACATGCCGGTGTAAAGAACTTATGGTTTTATTTGTTTCTATACTCAATGTGCGGATTCCCCCGAGATTAGTATATCTTTATATTAACACATATACTTTATTATTAAACATATTATTTATTTCTAATTTATTATATCTTTTCAAACTTTCCATTTGGAATTTTCTATGGTTACCATCGGAGGTTAAATTCTCCAATAATAAATTCTTTGCAAGCTTTCTATTTTTATTTTCTATATTGTTAATTATTAAACAATAATATCAATTCAATAAAACGGAGACTATTTCATTCTTACTGATTCTATTTTATTTAACCATAAATCCTTATTTCCGCCGCTGGCGGATTATTATGTTCTGAATTTGTTACCAGAATACACAAAGCATAAAAAATCATCGATCATATCTTGGATCTGTAGAACATAACTTATTATCCAGTTCTCTGAATTTTTGCCCCTAAGCCTATATTCACACGCATATTCTTAAAAATCAAACATTTATCTTGCAATAATTCTGCATAACACTTAACATATGTGTTGTTATATTGAATCTGTATAATAATTGGAGTTTTTATGAACCTTGAGGTTTTTCTCATCCGAAAATGCGGTGTTAATAATAAGAAAGTGTCATATTACTTGCGATGGATAAACAAATTCCAGATTTTTTCAAGATATAACTCTGATTCAAATGATATCTGGAAATTCCAGCAATCCCTAATTGGTCATTACGCCGACTGGCAGATTGAGCAGGCAGCAGAGGCTGCTAAGTTTTTTTTATATTACAGATCAAGCGTCAGTAACATTGATGTAAGCCGGGCTATAAACAACAGGGAGAACTCTGATTCATGGCTGAAGCTATCAAATCAGTATAGAGACGCTCTCAGATTAAAACACCGCTCCTTTCAGACAGAAAAAGCATATCTAAACTGGATACGGTCTTTTAGTTTTTATCTTAAGAAAAAAGATCCCGAGAGTCTGTCAAATTCAGATTTCAAGGATTTCCTTACCTACCTCGCCGTTGAGAAAGGTGTATCCTCATCAACCCAGAATCAGGCATTCAATGCTTTGCTTTTCCTTTATAAATTCATTCTCAATATTGAAGTAACAGATATGGAATGTGCACTCAGATCTTCCAGGGTTCAACGGCTGCCAGTTGTTCTTTCCCAAAGAGAGATAAGAGGAATTTTTGAGAACCTCTCATATCCTTTTAATCTGATGTGTTCGCTAATATATGGCGGTGGATTGAGGCTTGAAGAATGCCTTTCCCTTCGTTTAAAGGATCTGGATTTGGAGAAGGGTATCATAACTGTCGTTATGGGTAAGGGAAACAAGGATCGGCAGACCATGCTGCCGGCTTCTGTACAGGATTCCTTAAAAAAGCATCTTGCTTCTGTAAAAGCTTTGTATAACAAAGACAGAATTAACGATAATCCGGGTGTCCAGATTCCTGTTTCTCTGAAAAGAAAATACCCGAATGCAGATAAAGAGTGGGGGTGGTACTGGGTTTTCCCTTCAAATTCGCTTTGCAAAGATCCCTATTCTATGAATTTGTGTCGCTATCATCGACATCCGTCATCTCTGCAGAAGACTTTTAAAGAAGCTCTCAGGATGTCCGGTGTACCTAAAAAGGCATCAGTCCATACATTGAGGCACAGTTTTGCGACACACCTGCTGGAAGCCGGGTATGATATCAGAACAATTCAGGAATTATTGGGTCACAGTTCTCTGCAGACAACAATGATTTATACTCATGTAGCCGGTAAGAATAAATTGGGCATTATCAGTCCTATGGACAGGGATGATATTATCTGCGAGTCCCGTCCTCTTCCCTACGGTCGTGTCCCTCTTCCGGACTGTCCTCAGCCGGAAGTTCAACTTCAAGAAGCTGCGGTCCGAACTGCCGTATAAGAATAAGCCCCAATGGTGCAGTAAAAACAATAGCCATAACGGCATAAGCCAGGATCTCCTCACCGTGAGCAATTCCCGCTGCCAGGGGGACAGATCCCATAGCTGCTTGAACGGTTGCTTTCGGGAGATAGGAAAAAACGCAAAACCATCGCTCTTTCCAGGAGACGGGTGCAAATAAAACGGAAAATAGAACGCCGGCGGATCGGGCGATCAACCCCAGAAAGATAATAAGCAATCCTTTCAATCCCGCATCGAGTGCAACAGAGATATCAACTGACATACCGATGAGGACAAAAAGAAGGATTTCGGCAAAGACCCAGGCTTTATTGAGATTGTAGGCCAGTTCATGAGCGGCTCTTTCTGATTTTTCCAGCAGGATAAATCCCGTGGTCATAACACCAAGTAGAGCGGCAAGATGCAGCCAGTCGCCGACCTGTACGAGTAGTATCGCCGTCCCCAGAAGGAGTAGTGTTTTTTCTGTAGCCCGGATTCTCTCATGGTTCCGGTTGAAATACCAGACGAGAAAAAATCCGACGATCAGCCCGACGGCAACACCACCTCCGATAGAGAGAGGTATTTGAGCTACCGATTTCAATAGAGAAACGTCGTTTCCTCCGGCGACTCCCAGGAAGATGGTAAATATGGTAATGGCAAAAACATCATCCATAGATGCCCCCGCCAGGATCATGGTGGGGATATCGTTCTTTTTACCGAATCCCCTTTCTTTAAGGTCAAGCATGGACGGGACGACAACAGCCGGCGATACGGCAGCGAGAAGAAATGCGGCGACTCCTGCCACAGCCAGTTCGAACCCTGCGATTTTATGAAAAAGGAACATGAGAAAAAAACCTTCAGACAGGCAGGGAATAAATGAGAGCAGAACTGCCGGCAGGCCCACTTTTTTCAATGTTGCCCTGCTGATTCCCAATCCCGCTCTCAACAATATGACAATCAGGGCAAGGGATTTGAAAAAGGGAGAGATTTCCCAGATCACTTCGGGAAAAACAGACCTGTAAAAATAGGATAAGGCTATTCCGAGTAGAGTCATGCCCAGAACGGAAGGGAGTCCCATTCTGGTGAAAAGCTTTCCTGTAAGCCATCCGCCAATAAGAATCAGAACAATCAGAAAGTTTAGGGTCATACTTACATACTATGACAGAACGGTCTGGTTTCGTCCTGCGTTTTTTCCTCTATAAAGTGCAATATCCGCCAGATTTATACATTCTTCAATAGTCTGGTTCTCTCGATACCGGGATACGCCGAGTGTAATAGAAACGGGTATATTTTCATTTTTATATATGAATTTATGGTCAAGGACGGCCAGTCTGAGCTTCTCTGCTGAGATTTCACCGCCTTCAGCTTCTGTTTCCGGGAGGAGAATGAGAAACTCTTCTCCTCCCCATCGGCAGCATAAATCCTGTTCCCGAAGTTTGGTTTTGAAGATTTCCGAAATTGCGACGAGAACATAATCTCCGCATTCATGGCCATATTTGTCGTTTATTCCTTTAAAAAGATCAATATCGAGGAGAATAAGCGAAAAAGACTTACCTCTTCTGGTGCTCCTGACAGCTTCAATGTGAATTTCTTCAAGCATTTTTCTTCTGTTAAAGAGCCCTGTTAAAGAATCTGTTCCGGCTAACTCCCTCAAGAGGTTTTCATATTTTTTCCTTTCCGAAACATCTCTGACTATACTGAAAAAATACTGAGGATTTCCCTTCTTATCCGTAACAAGCGTAACATCGTTTTCCCCATATAACAGCGTTCCGTCTTTTTTCTTGAACACCCGCTCGTAGATGGGAAGATGCTTTCCCTGAGCCAGCGCTTTTTTAACGATCAGGCTTTCGCCCACTTCATGTTCGGCAATAAACAAATCAGCTCTTTTCCCTTCGATTTCGCTTTTCTCATAACCGAGCATTTCTGCAGCTCTCTGATTGACTTCACGATGGGTCCCATCCATATTGATGAGAAAGACAGCGTCATTTGTCCTGTCGAACAGAGCATTATATCGTTTTTCAGTTTCTTCCAGTTTCCTTATCCGCTCAAGAAGCTGACTGATTTCTTCCCGGGTATACTCTTTCATATTAAATATATTATATGTCAAATGGCATCTAACTTGCCAACAAGCCTATCCGCCCTTATCATATCCTCTATGAAGATCCGCTTTAAACTCGTTCTGCTGGCTTTTATCTATATAACCTGCATCGGGACAATTTCATTGATGGCAATAAGCAGCCGTATAAGAGGCGATAAGATTCAGGCTTCGCTCGATCTCGGCGTGGAATTGCAGCTGCGTTCCCGCGATGTTCAAAGCCATATGAAAGATATCGTTTTCGATCTGTTTGCACCAAAGGTCTATAATCAACTGCGTTCCCTGACGTTCTCTCCCCGCTCCGCTGTTACGTTGACCCAGTGGAAGGAATCTTTGCGGGATTACAATAGAACGTTCGAACAGTTTATGGAACTGGACCATTTCTATAAAAGCGGAGATTCTCTTATCAGAGACCAGTACCTGACCGCTATTACAATGAATGAAAGAGCAAACGATATGCTTACCCGTATGGAGGAGAGGTTAATCCTGCTCCGAGGCCAATACAGGACTGTTGATAATCTGTACAATCAAATGCAGAAGGATGAATCTCTCATCCCCTTTTTTACGGAATTCCAGGAAACCTCCTATTACTTCAAAAATAATTTTGAAAGTTTCATGAATTACTTTATCGGATCTCTTAAGAAAGAGGGGGTTCGAATTCAAAGGGAGCTGAATGTTTTTCTCATCGTTACCATTGGCATTACCCTGATTCTTTCCGTACTTTTCACATTACTTCTTTCCAGAGATCTGGTTAATAAGCTGAGAGTTGTCGAAAGTTCGCTAAGACAGGTCGCGAAGGGAAATTTCTCAGTCAAAGTCGATATCAAATCCAATGATGAGTTTGGGGAGTTCTCTTCCACTCTCAATGAATTGCTGGCGGAACTGAAAGAAAACGTCAACAGCATTCTCAATCTGACCAGAGATATCGGAGGAAATATTGCTGACAACTCCGATATCCGGGATCTCTATGGTATTGTGGCTACTGCCGTCGTAGAAGATACGAGCGCCGATTCCGTTCTGATACTTCGTTCTGATAGAGAAGCCGGTTATACCATAGAAGCTGAGAAAGGTCAGTCCCTTGATGATTATGAGA harbors:
- a CDS encoding MFS transporter, whose protein sequence is MSIETNKTISSLHRHVFLGNFDQGVIFIFLSFLVWNKTESMLTVALAFIIPAIVNTVIDYYFSSLSDKVHRVKLIIIGNIGSAIFLSCYGVFDSIYILYIFIFFKSLFAKIYQTSLTPYYREVIPEDNYKSFIAKINMYGTIGASIGGFTLIYLYIFTHNIPLIFIVSGLIELISTVFLFSLKNVKQKLKRDTESQIDITNLKKYTFIYSLEAFGIALIINRFVIFLNDAHNLKIQDVGVVFFIVYGVSNLIAVKVYKLFSSFAVKNMLITNFLIQAILLIAMMNINNLIVIITLWFTFELISNITTIYTDDHINKSLFTNIGKSLSKFRIFISISGILGQILIGAVWDIWGIGISFYLSGSILFILAIIIVFIKLHSETTFRATVDYE
- a CDS encoding sensor domain-containing diguanylate cyclase; this translates as MKEYTREEISQLLERIRKLEETEKRYNALFDRTNDAVFLINMDGTHREVNQRAAEMLGYEKSEIEGKRADLFIAEHEVGESLIVKKALAQGKHLPIYERVFKKKDGTLLYGENDVTLVTDKKGNPQYFFSIVRDVSERKKYENLLRELAGTDSLTGLFNRRKMLEEIHIEAVRSTRRGKSFSLILLDIDLFKGINDKYGHECGDYVLVAISEIFKTKLREQDLCCRWGGEEFLILLPETEAEGGEISAEKLRLAVLDHKFIYKNENIPVSITLGVSRYRENQTIEECINLADIALYRGKNAGRNQTVLS
- a CDS encoding histidine kinase, with the translated sequence MASNLPTSLSALIISSMKIRFKLVLLAFIYITCIGTISLMAISSRIRGDKIQASLDLGVELQLRSRDVQSHMKDIVFDLFAPKVYNQLRSLTFSPRSAVTLTQWKESLRDYNRTFEQFMELDHFYKSGDSLIRDQYLTAITMNERANDMLTRMEERLILLRGQYRTVDNLYNQMQKDESLIPFFTEFQETSYYFKNNFESFMNYFIGSLKKEGVRIQRELNVFLIVTIGITLILSVLFTLLLSRDLVNKLRVVESSLRQVAKGNFSVKVDIKSNDEFGEFSSTLNELLAELKENVNSILNLTRDIGGNIADNSDIRDLYGIVATAVVEDTSADSVLILRSDREAGYTIEAEKGQSLDDYEKERILGHFSEKVLRRQTQVLLNEASDVLGCPEVRTLFAVPLLLDGKSFGYLVSMKRGQNEAFSDLGITRLATFAEYASLTINNYFQLQELLEIRDARYQALQSQVQPHFLYNILGVILGLNRTGEQEKITETVTALKNMLRYIQSQNNWTSLEEECQFIEQYCLLQKIRFGDRFNYKISIDDISRHIQIPRLLLQPLVENSVIHGIEPMEKDGSLELICEGIRFHGEYSSSLTIKDNGMGFDTSEMDKKSNVGLMNVQQRLKIAFPESVFQMESTIGEGTTVRISL
- a CDS encoding AAA family ATPase, which translates into the protein MKYINIEIVNVKRFRKLNVDLSDKIQCIAGKNGCGKSTLFKALHFIEQVYIYQNSDLSDHDNFSEIEKLVSYEFNDYFHNKKASIKFTYSIDAIEYYLELKAKKNGDSYIPEFKTNDSEGKISEYWNVDEPDSLFLYILPYKTADETTYGIDKARINNKKNNGIIDALFFPEEIYKNAYITIIENHIYERISPHKPSRNHQFQTAFNIFKLMFPKSRFQKISANNSMNEFFIMGKSESGQNYDIRNFSAGEKATLLTIFHLIYLQKFSIICLDEFENHFHEELLRKLYIEFISFTKQDNLFEYMKTRNVKIPLKSEKYYKSIKFNTFIFLTHSKYLMRLNEKEGENFIINEGVSKLINNDINDSFIKYDISQYNQYILYVEGDTDKQLFKKISALNGIEIRSAGSCDEVIKIYKNIQDVKNELSDTKVVFLVDGDSIDSIEELKQIDEPFFINSFLCIDMHELENSLIDAESIYNWIYNNRNAYGLEEDDIKLEDIETIINSVIDDNKDISIKKLALLNIEDKIKKHVGKILNLKTIKSETDWESIIQTGLKTELNDTFIDNTVYNSKSQWETKWDEDPTSVVDGKIALNIIISKLRSNYNLPNDSTTPYLKYISNEPSNKLSMTIRKILHLFQIKGIDM
- a CDS encoding cation:proton antiporter, with protein sequence MTLNFLIVLILIGGWLTGKLFTRMGLPSVLGMTLLGIALSYFYRSVFPEVIWEISPFFKSLALIVILLRAGLGISRATLKKVGLPAVLLSFIPCLSEGFFLMFLFHKIAGFELAVAGVAAFLLAAVSPAVVVPSMLDLKERGFGKKNDIPTMILAGASMDDVFAITIFTIFLGVAGGNDVSLLKSVAQIPLSIGGGVAVGLIVGFFLVWYFNRNHERIRATEKTLLLLGTAILLVQVGDWLHLAALLGVMTTGFILLEKSERAAHELAYNLNKAWVFAEILLFVLIGMSVDISVALDAGLKGLLIIFLGLIARSAGVLFSVLFAPVSWKERWFCVFSYLPKATVQAAMGSVPLAAGIAHGEEILAYAVMAIVFTAPLGLILIRQFGPQLLEVELPAEDSPEEGHDRREEDGTRR
- a CDS encoding integron integrase; protein product: MNLEVFLIRKCGVNNKKVSYYLRWINKFQIFSRYNSDSNDIWKFQQSLIGHYADWQIEQAAEAAKFFLYYRSSVSNIDVSRAINNRENSDSWLKLSNQYRDALRLKHRSFQTEKAYLNWIRSFSFYLKKKDPESLSNSDFKDFLTYLAVEKGVSSSTQNQAFNALLFLYKFILNIEVTDMECALRSSRVQRLPVVLSQREIRGIFENLSYPFNLMCSLIYGGGLRLEECLSLRLKDLDLEKGIITVVMGKGNKDRQTMLPASVQDSLKKHLASVKALYNKDRINDNPGVQIPVSLKRKYPNADKEWGWYWVFPSNSLCKDPYSMNLCRYHRHPSSLQKTFKEALRMSGVPKKASVHTLRHSFATHLLEAGYDIRTIQELLGHSSLQTTMIYTHVAGKNKLGIISPMDRDDIICESRPLPYGRVPLPDCPQPEVQLQEAAVRTAV